The Candidatus Krumholzibacteriota bacterium DNA window CCGATATTCGCGCTGAACGCGCCGGACGCGCTCAGTTCGAACATAACGTACGCTCTTCTTCCGGTCGCCGCAGCTTTTTGCGGCGCCGTCGGCCTGCTGTTCATCTTTACATTCAAATGGAGTTCCTGGCTTTTTCAGCAGATAAAATGGCGCCAACCCTCCCGGACGATACCTGCAGGAGCGCTTCTGAGCCTCCTCTGGATTTCCGGCGGAGAATGGAGCCTCAATATATCAACTGCCCTCTATAATGCTCTCGGCAGTGGAGATGTGCGTATGCTGTCGAGCATCATCTCTTCGGAATATAACCTCATCATACTACTGTCGACGGTGATCCTCGTAAAAATAGCAGCCACGTCGATCACTATAGGAAGCGGAATGAGCGGAGGGTTCACCGGGCCGATGATCATTACCGGAATGGCAAGCGGCGCTCTCTTCGCCTCTCTCCTCGGCTGTAGTCCTGGAGGCCCGGAGTACTTCATCTTCATGGCCTGCGGTGTAGCCTCGGTCCTCGGATCGGCCCTGAATGTCCCTCTCGCCGCGACGGTGATCACGGCAGCAGTCTTTGGAAACGGATATATGATTCCGGCGGCAGTCGGAGGGGCTCTTTCATTCATACTTTACAGGAGCCTGACGATCTATAACTATTCCTACGCCAGATCGACTCAGCCCTAAAACAGCCGGTCGATCTGACGGCGAATGCCGATAGAAACCCCTCCATTACGGGAAATAAAAGAGGAATACTGGAAACTCCTCTCTCCTCTGCACCCGGCGAAAGATAACTTCCCCAATAAAATTCTTTCCAAATCTATATTATCTGGGAATTTTTCCCCATCCGCTTGCGCTTAAATTTAAAAGAAAAAGAAAATATATCTCTCTCAGCCATAATACTCAATCGGCTAACTGCCTGTGGATAAAAGCGCTGACACCATGATCGGAGCCGAATAGACGAAGATACAGTGTCAACACGCCTTTACACAATTATTGGAATATATCTTGTTCTGAAGATTGGTCGACAGGACGGTTTTTAACGCGGTGAAGACGGGAGAGCGGATATGCAAATGATCATTCTGAAAACTGCCGCGATAATACTGCTTTTTTACTCCCTTCTCTCCAGATCTTCAGTAAGAACACCATCGAGGATATTCCTGCTGTCGATGATCATCACCGTTTTTACCATTTACCTGACAAAAGACGGCATCGGGGGACTTATTTTTTCCGTTTCGGGGTTGTTCACCGTTTCGATCGGTGTCCTGGCGTGCCATCTGGTAAAACAGATATCCCCCGACGAGTATCTTGCCGCGGCAGCGATCGGATCTGTCGTGGGACCGATCGGATCGTTTTTCATTATCATTATAATCTTCGCGATGAGCACAATTCAAAAGATGGCTCGATGCGAATCGACGGCAACCATGGAACGCCTGCTCAGGAAGCATATTTCGGCGGAGGAAGTTATTTCAACGGGAAAGAAACGAGCTGATATCCTGGTGAAGGAACTCCACTGGATACTTTCCGCGGAAAGGGAAACTTCCGACGGGACTCCAGGGATAGGAATAAAAAACAATGAGACTGTGGAAACGCGCCAGAAGATATTCTCCTGGGGTACAAAGCTCGCCATGGCTACTCTCGCGATTCTGATCTCCGGAATCTTCATCTGAAAGCCTGGAAAAGATGTCTGTAAGGAACAGGTCCAAAGACAGATTGATAGCCGAGACGATACTGACGCTGAACAGCCAGTTCAGAAAGACTCTTTATATGCTTAATCGCCACGGTATTCCTGACAATTGCGTCCTGTGGATATCCCCTTGCAACGGGATATACACTGCCGGAATGAAAACTCCGATCGATATCGCCTTTCTTGACAGCAAGGGGAGAGTCACCAGAATACTGAAAGAATTTCCACCTGATTCCTTCGCCGGATCCGGTCCGAAGGCCATAAGCGCGATCGAGCTTCCCAATGGAAGACTCGCCGAGACCGACACCGGTGTCGGCGACCTGGTCGAGATCCTTCTCGACTGAGGATCAATATCGTTGCGGGTCCGGAAAATCACCAGTAGCCGACCGAGGTATAACCGACCCAATGGTTAAGGTTGGCGATGTTTGTAGCCCCTGTCCCCTCGCCTTCGAAGAGCAGGGGGCCGGGATCGAGGCTTGTACTGTAGTCAAGCATGACGCCGACGGGAGCGTCTCTTCCTTCCATCGCGCTCAGCCGCGAAATAAGGGAGAGGCCGAATGGGATCGAATATACTCCGCACCATGGTATCTTGTACGGCCACTCGAATTCGAAACTGTCTATCCTTTCCCTGAATATCTTTATCTTCTCCGGGGTGAGCTTTCCGGCAAGAGTCGTTTTAACGATATCGATATCACGAGCCACCGCTTTTTCATACCCGTCCTTTCCGGTACCGAATGGCGCGTGATTCCTGCCACCCCATTCCTCGTCACCATAATGAACGCAGTCACTGGAAATAAGAATTATATAATCGCGCCCTATCTTCATTCCCTTCTTCTCAAATTCCCTGCCAAGGGCTGCGGAAAACTCTTCTGCCGCGGCGTCAAAATTTTCTTCTTCAAAAAAAGTAACAAGCAGAGGCAGGATCTCGAGTTTACGTCCCTTTATTTCTTTTTCATCCCCGCTGCCGCGTCGACAGGAATACTGAAGGAAAGGAAGGATCCCTTCGATCGAATGCTCATCACGGTGCAGATCGTCATTTACCATGACTATCTCGCCGGGAAGAGACTCAATAAGACTCTCTCTTATCGAAGAGACCGGTATTTCCCCGTACGGCCCCTTCCATGCGCGATAGCTTTCAAAGACTATCTTCCCCCTGATCCCAAGACGCCTTGCCCTGTGTGAGACTCCCACGATGACGGCAAGGGGGGCATCGATCTCCCTGGTCAGTTTCAGACAGGCAGGTCCCGCGTATATATAATCATCATGAGGCAGTATGCCTCCCAACATCTTCCCCCGTGGAAGATCGATCGCTCCGCCACCTTCATCGATACGCTCCATCGACAACCTGACGACTTCATCCATCTGTCCGGACGTCGTGGCGTAACCGACCGAATCGACCGGGACTCTGACCGGATCGGCCCCTAAAACGCGGACTTGTTGAAAAACAAGAAGAACGGCAATAAAAAGGACTGTCCGGCCTTTTTTTGAATATGAGGCGAGGTCTTCCATAATCGAAAATCGAGATCCCGCGTCCCTTTCAGATACAGAAAGATCCAGCATAATAAGAATCCCCCTCCTGTTATCACCTTCTTGCGACAACAATGATCAAAGTGCCGGAAAGATTTTATTCCATGGAGGCGGAAGAGTCAATCATCGAAGATTACCGGCCGGGCCGGGTAATTCTTTCCCGCGATAAAGAATTTGCTTTGTCTTTTTCGACATCCGCCGATATATTCCACTGTCAAAACAGACCCGGTGGGCGCCGTGTTGAACGTTTATGAGAGGCCTGAAAAGGTCGGGATGAATATGGCATTTGAAAAAAGTAAAAAAAGACTTCTTGCCGCTGTGGCCATGCACCACGCGTTCAACGATGGATCGTCAGTAGCACTGCTGGCGATATTTCCGATCCTTATCAAAAAGGGAGAATTGCTGACCAATTATACCTCGATCGGGAAATTCCCCCTTTCCGTGATGGCGGTAGCCATCGTGGCGCAGGCGGTGATCGGACACTACGTGAAGCCCAGGCATTCGAGATATTTTCTCGCTCTCGACGCTCTTATCGTCGGGCTCTCCCTGATACTGATGACCCGCGCCACCAACTTCCCCATGCTTGTCCTCTTCTATCTTGGAATGCGGCTCGGCACGAGTATTTATCACCCGGTCGGAATATCATGGGTATCCCACTCATTCAAGGGCGTTGGTCTCGACAAGGCGATGGGGATCCAGAGCGCTTTCGGAAATATCGGCGTTCTCCTCGCCTTTACATCGACCGGATTTCTCGCGGAGAGTTTCGGGTGGCGGATGCCGCTTTATATCTGGGGGATCGCTAATCTCCTCGCCGTGCCCGCCGGGCTTCTCATATCCAGGGGGACTGTCAGCTCGGGCGACGTCGCGTACCAGAAAGTAACTGAAAAAAATCCCGTATCATGGCCGACAGCTTTCAGAGAGATCAGTATCTTTATACCTTTGACCCTGCTTGGAGGCCTCGCCTGGGGAATAATGGTGCACTACGCGCCAAGCCTTCTGAATCACAGGCTCTCCCTTCCGATGTCCAAAACCGGAATGATCCTTGGCTGCTGGATGGCCGCCGGCACGATCGCGGCTCTCCTCTACGGGAAAGTGATCGCCTGGCTCGGCCGCTGCAAGACAGTGATCATCGCGATATCGATCATCGCCGTCACTTCTCTTGTCATCGCCTTTGGGATGGCTCTTCCCCTGGTGATAACAGGCTTCACCTTTCTTGGGTTTGCTCTGTTTTCCACATACCCCGCGACGATATCTTTCATCTCCACGACAGTAGGCGAAAGGAACCGTACCCTCGGCTTTGCCCTGAACGCGAACATAGCGATCATAGGAAGTTCGGTATTCTCTTATCTGTCGGGACGTATCTCCGATCTCTACGGGATCCATGCGCCTTTTATTCTTCTTGGTTTGATGGGTACTGTTATAATATTCTATATGTCTGTCATGGTGAAAAAAGGCAAAGTGTGCCCGAACTGACAAAGCCGATGTAAAAAGGCCGGATACCCGCCGGGGACGCGTGATTCGATGGATAAACTGAAGACAAGAGAAGAGATCGCTTTCTATATGAGGCTTCTCTGCGACAAGGAGCTTACCACCTCTTCCGGGGGAAATATCAGCATCCGCGGTGATGAAGGGCTGATATTCATCACTCCTTCAGGTCCAGGCAAAAACAGGCTTGGGCCATCCGATATAATAGAGATATCCCGGAAAGAGACCCGGCAAGGCTCTCAACCTCAACCAAGTATCGAGACGGGATTGCATTTCGGGATCTATGAAAGACGTCCAGACATCTCCGTCATAATCCACGCCCATCCTCTTTTCGCGACCGCCTTCATGTCTACGGGAAGAGAGATCGATTTCGATCTGACAGATGAGACGAGAATCATCCTCGGCTGCGTCGGGACAATACCTTTCGCCCAGTCGGGAAGCGAAGAGCTTGCGCTTTCAGTTTCCGGCGCGGCAGAACGCTCCAACGTGATACTTATGAAGAATCACGGGATAATCGCGTTGGGAAGATCGCTGCCTGAAGCGTACAGCCGAATCGAACTGGTCGAGATGGCTGCCAGGATCACCTTCATCGGTGAAGTCTCAGGGTCAGGAAACGGCCTTTCCTCCGGACAACTCGATCTGATGGACATGCTGGGAAAAAATCAGGAAGATATATAGACGATCCGGCCGATGACTCGTGAAACCATTCCACCCCCGTTCCGTATTATAGAAAGGAACAGAAAAAGAAAGGTGAGAAGATGGTCGGTTTTCTTCTGTGGTGTATACTTTTTGTCATCTGCTGGCCGATAGCGCTGCTGATCCTATTCCTGTTGCCCCTGGTCTGGCTGATCGCGCTTCCGTTCAGGATCGCCGCGGCGGTCATAGGAGGCCTCTTCAGCCTGGTCTGGGGTCTTTTGACCCTTCCCCTCAGGATCATGACCTGCAGATGGTGATCAGTCTGCCGCGAGGATCAAGCAGAATGACTGTTCGAACGAATTAACGAGCGGTATATTTCTGTGATCAAGCCCGGCGGCCCGGCAAAGATTCCTGAACAGCCTGGGGAATATCCTCGTGTGCGTCAGATGTTCGCCTTTCCAGGCCTTCACGATCCTCAATCCGTTATCCCTTGCCAGCCGCTTCCAGTATCGGGGCGGCTTGACGTTTATATGCGTCGGGTTGGCATCCCTGATACCGAAACCGGGTATCGACCTCATGATGTACGGAAAGCCTTTGTTGGGAGTAGTGACAACGACGAGGCCGCCATCGGAGAGGTATTCACGGACCTTCCTGAAAAAGACCGATGGATCTTCGAGATGCTCGACGACATCGAAAGATGTTATGACGTCAAAAGGCCTCTCTCCCACGGGCCAGCGCTTATCCCTGATATCTCCATTGTATATCGTCGCGGAAGTATACTTCCCCGCGATCTCTATCGATCGTGGAAAAGGATCCATCCCAGACAGGTCGGCAAGATCGTACTCCTTCTCCATGAGATGAAGGAAGACTCCATAACCCACTCCCACATCGAGAAGCCGGAGATCCTTGAACCTCTCTCCGAAATAATCCCTGATAAATTCTATCTTCGGCCGGTATTTTTCGCGCTGATATTTCAAACCGCTCTCGGACCAGAGAGTGTCGGTCGTATGAATGTATGTCCTGTTTTCGCTGTCTCTGTCCATAGCTACTCTCCCGCGGATACCTCTCACGACTCCTGGCTGGATCGCCGATAGACGGTCATTCCAGCCGGACATCGCGTCAATCTTCGACTCTTCTCGAATAATTGAAGATGAAGACTGACAGAAGGACCAGCATCACGATACCGGCAAGTTCCGACAACGTGTCGGAATACTCCAGCAAAAGAAAAGAATCCCAACTAAGTCCGGCGATGACGGCGGAGATAACGCCAGCGATCGATCCTCCGGCGATCAGCCCCGACGCCACCAGTATTCCCTTCTCTTTTCTCATTTTGACCACTTTGACGTCACTGCCGCCGCGCCCGACGAGCCAGGCGATGAACCCTCCGAGTAGCACTGCTGTATTGAGTTCGATCGGAAGATACATGCCGAGCGCGAAAGCCAGAGCGGGCACTCCGGCCATCGCGAGGATGACCGATATGATCATACCGAACGAAAAAAGTATCCACTGCACTCCAGCCTCGGGCCCCATCAGACCGAAAATGATCTCTTTCATCGCCGTCGCCTGGGGCGCCGGCATATTGGGCGAACCGAGTACGTATATCCTATTGAAGAGCATCATCGCCAGGGCGCAGAAGACGGCCGAGACCAATATCCCGGTAAATTTGTAAAGCTGCTGATTCCTCGGAGTGGCGCCGATCCAGTATCCTATCTTTAGATCGGTGGCAAAAGCCCCCGCTACGGCAAGAGAAGTGCAGACGACCCCCCCGACGATCAGGGCAACGAACATCCCCGGCTTGCCGGAAAGCCCTACTTTGGTCAGGATCACGCTCGTTATGATCAACGTGGCAAGAGTCATCCCCGAAACAGGATTCGTTCCTATCAACCCGATCGCCCGCGCCGATACCATCGTAAAAAGAAATGATATCCCGAGAGCGAGAAGGACACCGACAGTGCTTACCATCGAACCGGCGAACCCTCCCCTGAAAAAAAGCCAGAGACAAAGTCCGATCGCCGCTATACCGATGAATACATCCCGCAACTTGAGATTACGCTCGGTCCGTAAATCATCAGCCTCGGCGTGTTTGGCATCGGCAATCCCCTTGATACCGAGCATGAATGATTTTCCTATCGAAGGTACGCTCTTTACGATCCCCATTATCCCCGCCCCGGCGATACCCCCGATCCCTATAAGCCTCACGTAATTGCCGAAAATATCGTCGACCGACATCTCCGATATCGGTATCGTCCCTGGAGGGATGATACCGGTCAGATGCGCCCCGATGTAATGGACAAGGGGAATAAGAACAAGGAAAGAGAGAAAACTTCCCGCGGCGATGATCGACGCGTACTTTATGCCGACGATGTAGCCAAGGCCCACGATCGCCGAAAGGCTGTCAATCCGGACGGCCATCGAAAAACGTTCCTCGAGCCACCTGCCGACCCAAACCGCGTGAAAAGTTATGATCTCTTTCCAGAGACCGAATGTAAGGATCGACAGATCGAATATGAACGCCACGACAGCGCTCCAGATAAGAGTCTTCGCCTGATGGCCGGCACTCTCGCCCGCCACCAGTATCTCTGTCGTCGCCATAGCTTCAGGAAAGGGAAGCCTTCCATGCTCACGGACCATAAGATAGTCGCGCAGAGGAATCAGGAAAAGTACGCCGAGACTGCCCCCGAGAAACGCAGTAAGAAAGATATGCCAGAAAGAGACTTCTATATCGAGCATATAAAGGGCCGGTATAGTAAAAACAGCTCCAGCGACGACGGCGCTTGACGCCGCTCCGACAGACTGTATGATCACATTCTCGAGGATCGTGCTTTTTCTGGCGAAGATATTCGCCAGGCCGATCGCGAGGATGGCGATCGGAATCGCTGCTTCCATCCCCTGTCCCGTCTTCAGGGCCAGGTAGGCCGATGCCACCGAAAATATGACGGCCATTATTATACCTGTAAGGATAGCGCGGAGAGTGACCTCGAATGAAGTGGAAGATGCCGGAACGATCGGATGATAGACCTCGCCTTCTTTCAACTCTCTGTACGCTTCCTGTGGGAGTTTTGTCGGGATATCAGCCATCTTACATCCTTTCTTCAGTTCGGCATGGTATCTATCTTGATTCCCCGCGAGGCTCGCCGGCAAAGCCCTGCCTGGCGTGGGGAAAGATCGCAGACCGGCACGAGCTTATCATCTTGAAACTCTTTACTCCAGATTAAAAAATCAATAGCTCGACACGGCGGGAAGAGATCAGTTGCCGCATGATCTGTCACAACAATATTATACTCTCTTGAGGACTGCGCCCCGGTACCGTATACTGCTCGCGGCGGCCAGGTCGTTTGATCCAATTTTTCGCTGAAAGGAGCGATCGATATGTTCAGATTTGAGAAATCAGGAAATACTATAATAATATTCGCGTTGCTTGTACTTGTCTCAGCGGCGCCCCCGGCGCTCGGGTCGGAAGAGGCCCATTTCGTTTCGCCGCTGGATCTCCTTGGCATAAGGACAGCAGGAGACGCGAGAATATCTCCCTGCGGGGAATCAATCGTCTACACCGTGTCGGTCCCAAGAGAAGCTTCCGACGAGCCTGGCGGCGCCTACAGGGAATTGTATCTCGCCTCGATAAAGACGGGAGAGATCCATCCCTTTATAACTGGCAAGGTGAATATCGAATCTCCCCGTTTCAGCCCTGACGGATCAAAGATCGCCTTTCTGAGACCGGGACAAAAAAGTGGAAAGAAACAGATATGGATGATCCCCGTGGACGGCGGCGAGGCGGTCCAGATAACAGATTGCGGCACTGGCGTCTCCGGATTCCGCTGGCATCCCGGCGGAGAGAGGATCGCCTACAGGGCTATCGATCCGGCCTGTGAAGAAACCGTGAAATACGATAAAAAGGGATATGATTTCATCTACTACGAGGAGGACCTGAGAAATTTCAGCATTTATATCACTGGAATTTACGAGGAGACAGGGTATGAGGAGAAGCGGTTGACGGAAGGGGTGAATGTCGCAGGGTTTGAATTCAGTCCTGATGGAAAGAAGATCGCCGCCTCAATAACCCCTGAAAACCTGATCGATCACATCTACATGTTCCAGAAGATCAATATATTGGAGATTGAAACGGGACAGATCGAAAGCGTATCGAGGAACGAAGGCAAGCTTGGCAATTACGCCCTGAGTCCGGATGGATCGAAGCTCGCCTACACGGCGTCGCTGGACAGGAAGGATCACTCGGTCAGCCAGGGGTATGTCCTTGACCTTACAACCGGAAGGATCGTCAATATCGGCGGAGACGATTTCCATGGACATGTCAAGAATATCGCGTGGAAAGACAACAAGACCGTCATCTCCCTTGCAGCCGAAGGAGCCTGGAATACGATCAGTACGTGCAGCGCCTCCGGGGGAAAGAGGAAGATCATTCTCGACGGACGTGAGACAGGGCTTGTCTTTGATTTCCCGACTTTCACCCCTGATCTCGCCGGTTTCGCCTTTACGGCGAGTTCCCCATCGATCCCCCGCGATCTCTTCTACTGGAAAAAGGGGGCGAAAACGCCTGCGAGGATGACTACCCTCAATCCCTGGATTAGCGAAAGGCGGCTCGGCAGGCAGGAAGTGATCAGGTACAGCGCCCGCGACGGGCTTGAGATCGAAGGCATTCTTGTCTACCCGGCAACCTGGACAGAGGGAGAAAAATATCCCCTTATCGTGGGAGTCCACGGAGGCCCTGAAGCTCATTACTCGAACTCCTGGATCGGATCTTATTTCAACCCGGCCCAGGTGCTGGCTGGAAAAGGATATCTCGTTTTCTATCCGAATTACCGCGCGAGCACGGGATACGGAGTAGACTTTGCCGCCCGGGGATATATGGACGCGGCTGGAAAGGAATTTGACGATATCGCCGACGGCATAGACTTCCTTGTCTCAGAAGGGCTCGCCGATCGGGAAAGGGTCGGTATGGGAGGCGGATCATATGGAGGATACGCTTCGGCATGGTTCGCTTCGTATTACACCAGATACGTCAGGGCTGTCTGCATGTTCGTCGGAATAAGCGACATTATAAGCAAACGGGGGACGACCGACATCCCCTGGGAAGAATTGTATGTCCATTCAGGAAAGAAACTCGACGAAGATGACGACCAATGGGAGTTCAGCCTTAAAAGAAGCCCCATATATTACGCCAAACAAAGCAGGACAGCCGTACTGATCCTTGGAGGCGCTTCCGACACAAGGGTCCATCCGTCACAGGGCATCGAATTCTACAGAAGATTGAAGATGAACGGCCATCCTGCCGTAAGGATGGTGCAGTATCCCGGAGAGGGACATGGGAACAGGAAACAGCCTGGCAGGATAGATGTCCTTTACAGGCACCTTGAATGGTACGACTGGTATGTCAGGGATCTCAAACCGATCGATGGACCTATGCCTCCGCTGTTTCTGTTCGACAGGTACGGCCTGGAGCCCGGGGTGAAAGAGAGCGAAAAAGACTGACGATCGGTCCGGATCGGCGCCGCGGATTATGATTATGTCGATTCAACATCGATCACCGGAAGAAGGATCTCTAC harbors:
- a CDS encoding chloride channel protein, whose protein sequence is MAANKRRELFSLPGKWMLISVMVGPATAVTVWGFMILLRVIIDFSPRLIPAAPWIAPFVGATLVGGLILRFIPGAGGEGIPSYLVAVNRNHGRISLAGTLLKIPATLFTLGFYGSGGIVGPLARIGSGIGGYLIKGIFRLLGIGERDELRIATICGVGGIVSAIFHSPFGGGIFAVEILNRDTVRYRDLFPSIMTGYASFFTSRFLLGEGPIFALNAPDALSSNITYALLPVAAAFCGAVGLLFIFTFKWSSWLFQQIKWRQPSRTIPAGALLSLLWISGGEWSLNISTALYNALGSGDVRMLSSIISSEYNLIILLSTVILVKIAATSITIGSGMSGGFTGPMIITGMASGALFASLLGCSPGGPEYFIFMACGVASVLGSALNVPLAATVITAAVFGNGYMIPAAVGGALSFILYRSLTIYNYSYARSTQP
- a CDS encoding DUF192 domain-containing protein; translated protein: MSVRNRSKDRLIAETILTLNSQFRKTLYMLNRHGIPDNCVLWISPCNGIYTAGMKTPIDIAFLDSKGRVTRILKEFPPDSFAGSGPKAISAIELPNGRLAETDTGVGDLVEILLD
- the amrB gene encoding AmmeMemoRadiSam system protein B yields the protein MLDLSVSERDAGSRFSIMEDLASYSKKGRTVLFIAVLLVFQQVRVLGADPVRVPVDSVGYATTSGQMDEVVRLSMERIDEGGGAIDLPRGKMLGGILPHDDYIYAGPACLKLTREIDAPLAVIVGVSHRARRLGIRGKIVFESYRAWKGPYGEIPVSSIRESLIESLPGEIVMVNDDLHRDEHSIEGILPFLQYSCRRGSGDEKEIKGRKLEILPLLVTFFEEENFDAAAEEFSAALGREFEKKGMKIGRDYIILISSDCVHYGDEEWGGRNHAPFGTGKDGYEKAVARDIDIVKTTLAGKLTPEKIKIFRERIDSFEFEWPYKIPWCGVYSIPFGLSLISRLSAMEGRDAPVGVMLDYSTSLDPGPLLFEGEGTGATNIANLNHWVGYTSVGYW
- a CDS encoding MFS transporter is translated as MNVYERPEKVGMNMAFEKSKKRLLAAVAMHHAFNDGSSVALLAIFPILIKKGELLTNYTSIGKFPLSVMAVAIVAQAVIGHYVKPRHSRYFLALDALIVGLSLILMTRATNFPMLVLFYLGMRLGTSIYHPVGISWVSHSFKGVGLDKAMGIQSAFGNIGVLLAFTSTGFLAESFGWRMPLYIWGIANLLAVPAGLLISRGTVSSGDVAYQKVTEKNPVSWPTAFREISIFIPLTLLGGLAWGIMVHYAPSLLNHRLSLPMSKTGMILGCWMAAGTIAALLYGKVIAWLGRCKTVIIAISIIAVTSLVIAFGMALPLVITGFTFLGFALFSTYPATISFISTTVGERNRTLGFALNANIAIIGSSVFSYLSGRISDLYGIHAPFILLGLMGTVIIFYMSVMVKKGKVCPN
- a CDS encoding class II aldolase/adducin family protein, which codes for MDKLKTREEIAFYMRLLCDKELTTSSGGNISIRGDEGLIFITPSGPGKNRLGPSDIIEISRKETRQGSQPQPSIETGLHFGIYERRPDISVIIHAHPLFATAFMSTGREIDFDLTDETRIILGCVGTIPFAQSGSEELALSVSGAAERSNVILMKNHGIIALGRSLPEAYSRIELVEMAARITFIGEVSGSGNGLSSGQLDLMDMLGKNQEDI
- a CDS encoding class I SAM-dependent methyltransferase, with the protein product MDRDSENRTYIHTTDTLWSESGLKYQREKYRPKIEFIRDYFGERFKDLRLLDVGVGYGVFLHLMEKEYDLADLSGMDPFPRSIEIAGKYTSATIYNGDIRDKRWPVGERPFDVITSFDVVEHLEDPSVFFRKVREYLSDGGLVVVTTPNKGFPYIMRSIPGFGIRDANPTHINVKPPRYWKRLARDNGLRIVKAWKGEHLTHTRIFPRLFRNLCRAAGLDHRNIPLVNSFEQSFCLILAAD
- a CDS encoding oligopeptide transporter, OPT family translates to MADIPTKLPQEAYRELKEGEVYHPIVPASSTSFEVTLRAILTGIIMAVIFSVASAYLALKTGQGMEAAIPIAILAIGLANIFARKSTILENVIIQSVGAASSAVVAGAVFTIPALYMLDIEVSFWHIFLTAFLGGSLGVLFLIPLRDYLMVREHGRLPFPEAMATTEILVAGESAGHQAKTLIWSAVVAFIFDLSILTFGLWKEIITFHAVWVGRWLEERFSMAVRIDSLSAIVGLGYIVGIKYASIIAAGSFLSFLVLIPLVHYIGAHLTGIIPPGTIPISEMSVDDIFGNYVRLIGIGGIAGAGIMGIVKSVPSIGKSFMLGIKGIADAKHAEADDLRTERNLKLRDVFIGIAAIGLCLWLFFRGGFAGSMVSTVGVLLALGISFLFTMVSARAIGLIGTNPVSGMTLATLIITSVILTKVGLSGKPGMFVALIVGGVVCTSLAVAGAFATDLKIGYWIGATPRNQQLYKFTGILVSAVFCALAMMLFNRIYVLGSPNMPAPQATAMKEIIFGLMGPEAGVQWILFSFGMIISVILAMAGVPALAFALGMYLPIELNTAVLLGGFIAWLVGRGGSDVKVVKMRKEKGILVASGLIAGGSIAGVISAVIAGLSWDSFLLLEYSDTLSELAGIVMLVLLSVFIFNYSRRVED
- a CDS encoding S9 family peptidase; the protein is MFRFEKSGNTIIIFALLVLVSAAPPALGSEEAHFVSPLDLLGIRTAGDARISPCGESIVYTVSVPREASDEPGGAYRELYLASIKTGEIHPFITGKVNIESPRFSPDGSKIAFLRPGQKSGKKQIWMIPVDGGEAVQITDCGTGVSGFRWHPGGERIAYRAIDPACEETVKYDKKGYDFIYYEEDLRNFSIYITGIYEETGYEEKRLTEGVNVAGFEFSPDGKKIAASITPENLIDHIYMFQKINILEIETGQIESVSRNEGKLGNYALSPDGSKLAYTASLDRKDHSVSQGYVLDLTTGRIVNIGGDDFHGHVKNIAWKDNKTVISLAAEGAWNTISTCSASGGKRKIILDGRETGLVFDFPTFTPDLAGFAFTASSPSIPRDLFYWKKGAKTPARMTTLNPWISERRLGRQEVIRYSARDGLEIEGILVYPATWTEGEKYPLIVGVHGGPEAHYSNSWIGSYFNPAQVLAGKGYLVFYPNYRASTGYGVDFAARGYMDAAGKEFDDIADGIDFLVSEGLADRERVGMGGGSYGGYASAWFASYYTRYVRAVCMFVGISDIISKRGTTDIPWEELYVHSGKKLDEDDDQWEFSLKRSPIYYAKQSRTAVLILGGASDTRVHPSQGIEFYRRLKMNGHPAVRMVQYPGEGHGNRKQPGRIDVLYRHLEWYDWYVRDLKPIDGPMPPLFLFDRYGLEPGVKESEKD